A single window of Martelella sp. NC20 DNA harbors:
- a CDS encoding MarR family winged helix-turn-helix transcriptional regulator: MTAHEVKDPALATQRVRLWLHMLKAVRHVEGNLRERLRENYAMTLPRFDVMAALHAAPEGMRMSALSKQLVVSNGNVTGVIEKLVADGLVERENQETDRRAFLVRITDKGKALMDEMTAVHRGWIDEIFAEIAEPDVARAISIMMDIRHKPHQ, translated from the coding sequence ATGACCGCCCATGAAGTCAAAGACCCGGCCCTTGCCACCCAGCGCGTGCGCCTCTGGCTGCACATGCTGAAAGCGGTGCGCCATGTCGAGGGCAATCTGCGCGAACGCCTGCGCGAGAATTACGCCATGACGCTGCCGCGTTTCGACGTGATGGCAGCGCTGCACGCAGCCCCCGAGGGCATGCGCATGAGCGCGCTTTCCAAGCAGCTCGTGGTCTCCAACGGCAATGTCACCGGCGTGATCGAGAAACTGGTCGCCGATGGTCTCGTCGAGCGCGAGAACCAGGAAACCGACCGCCGCGCCTTTCTGGTGCGCATCACCGACAAGGGCAAGGCGCTGATGGACGAGATGACCGCGGTCCATCGCGGCTGGATCGACGAAATCTTCGCCGAAATCGCCGAACCGGACGTCGCCCGCGCGATCTCGATCATGATGGATATCCGGCACAAACCGCATCAGTGA
- a CDS encoding SDR family NAD(P)-dependent oxidoreductase: MSMAATRAALTDLSGKTAIVTGAGRGQGAVEAALLTEAGARVMLCDVLAEEGEAQAEALRAAGHDARFMKLDVTSEADWQAVIDAVRDWTGGLDILVNNAGIINRKTIADMSVAEWRKVLDVNATGAFAGLKAALPLMVETGGGSVINISSNSGFSGHYDPAYTASKWALRGLTRTAAMEYAEKGVRVNAICPGLIVTDLNRNSPHLKPMIEMTPMQRSGEAEDVAQLVLFLASDASAFITGEDFVIDGGFTGGAAYRRVARETGIY, encoded by the coding sequence ATGAGCATGGCAGCGACAAGGGCCGCCCTTACCGATCTCTCCGGCAAGACCGCGATCGTCACCGGCGCGGGGCGCGGGCAGGGCGCTGTCGAAGCGGCGCTTCTCACAGAGGCCGGCGCGCGGGTGATGCTGTGCGACGTGCTTGCCGAAGAAGGCGAGGCGCAGGCCGAAGCGCTGCGCGCGGCAGGTCATGACGCGCGCTTCATGAAGCTCGACGTGACGTCGGAGGCCGACTGGCAGGCGGTGATCGATGCCGTGCGGGACTGGACCGGCGGCCTCGACATTCTCGTCAACAATGCCGGCATCATCAACCGCAAGACGATCGCCGACATGTCGGTCGCCGAATGGCGCAAGGTGCTGGACGTCAACGCCACCGGCGCGTTTGCCGGGCTCAAGGCGGCGCTGCCGCTGATGGTGGAAACCGGCGGCGGCTCGGTGATCAACATTTCCTCCAACAGCGGTTTTTCCGGGCATTACGACCCGGCCTATACCGCCAGCAAATGGGCGCTGCGCGGCCTCACCCGCACGGCGGCAATGGAATATGCCGAAAAGGGCGTCCGCGTGAACGCGATCTGCCCCGGCCTGATCGTCACCGACCTCAACCGCAATTCGCCGCACCTGAAGCCGATGATCGAGATGACGCCGATGCAGCGTAGCGGCGAGGCCGAGGACGTTGCCCAGCTCGTGCTGTTCCTCGCCTCCGACGCCTCCGCCTTCATCACCGGCGAGGATTTCGTGATCGACGGCGGCTTCACCGGCGGCGCTGCCTACCGGCGCGTGGCGCGGGAGACCGGGATTTACTGA
- a CDS encoding fumarylacetoacetate hydrolase family protein, whose protein sequence is MKLVRYGENGAEKPGLVDANGAIRDLSGVIADISSETLSPEMLSRLSGLDPETLPLVEGSPRYGAPVGRIGKFICVGLNYADHAAETGKAAPPEPVLFAKATTAVCGPNDDVEIPRGSDRTDWEVELGVVIGKRAKYVAEDDALSHVAGYVLVNDVSERRFQSERAGQWIKGKSHDTFGPTGPWLVTPDEFEDIQNLDLWLDVDGERRQTGNTRTMIFPVKHLVSYISQFMTLEPGDIISTGTPPGVGLGMKPPTFLKQGQIVTLGAAGLGEQRQKMVQA, encoded by the coding sequence GGTGAAAACGGCGCCGAAAAGCCCGGCCTTGTGGATGCCAACGGCGCGATCCGCGATCTTTCGGGCGTGATCGCGGATATCTCGTCGGAAACGCTGTCGCCGGAGATGCTTTCGCGGCTTTCCGGCCTCGATCCCGAAACGTTGCCGCTGGTGGAGGGCAGCCCCCGCTATGGCGCGCCGGTCGGCAGGATCGGCAAGTTCATCTGCGTCGGCCTCAATTATGCCGACCATGCCGCCGAGACCGGCAAGGCCGCGCCGCCCGAGCCGGTGCTGTTCGCCAAGGCGACGACGGCCGTCTGCGGACCGAACGACGATGTCGAGATCCCGCGCGGTTCCGACCGCACCGACTGGGAGGTCGAGCTCGGCGTGGTCATCGGCAAGCGGGCGAAATATGTCGCCGAGGACGACGCGCTTTCCCACGTGGCCGGCTATGTGCTCGTCAACGACGTGTCCGAGCGCCGGTTTCAGTCGGAACGCGCCGGCCAGTGGATCAAGGGCAAGAGCCACGACACCTTCGGACCGACGGGCCCGTGGCTGGTGACGCCGGACGAATTCGAGGATATCCAGAACCTCGATCTCTGGCTCGATGTCGACGGCGAGCGCCGGCAGACCGGCAATACCCGCACCATGATCTTTCCGGTGAAGCACCTCGTCAGCTACATCTCGCAGTTCATGACGCTGGAGCCCGGCGACATCATCTCCACCGGCACCCCGCCCGGCGTCGGCCTCGGCATGAAACCGCCGACCTTCCTGAAGCAAGGCCAGATCGTCACGCTCGGCGCTGCCGGGCTTGGCGAGCAGCGCCAGAAGATGGTGCAGGCATGA